Proteins found in one Thalassophryne amazonica chromosome 1, fThaAma1.1, whole genome shotgun sequence genomic segment:
- the LOC117516561 gene encoding reticulophagy regulator 2-like, with protein sequence MMFCVPSFTVQPAETQPVQSEPLSVHHHLLSIPELSHYLAESYLTCCLYLQEMLQYKRQNHGKFCMMMCSGSFVLAVVGHYVPGIMISYIIALSVLLWPLVVYHELIQRMYTALEPVLMKLDYSMKGHTGHRKHDKKKVKKEVEEGDEPRAETESESEEELSCFATTVDMKTTALAMAITDSELSDEEASILESGGFSVSRATTPQLTDVSEDLDQQSVHSDPEEAYLRDLPEFPSVEEFPSIEHNLLHFPLRGHSQADGVQAVAQTVGEQLSPASLLLQHLASPLHFVNTHFNGNVQPSGAGILSITTAGEVKTSAVTPGAQRSLEALSEEIVSTAISTVVQNTLSALLCSSEASEEPTLAEFLPTETLPGILETPPSDSTSKTSSTTIGPLEPEDLDEAATAETGAGDEMHDNTLVPTEEEDFELLDQSELEQVDEGLDLSSDRQVPGGASEAPDMSPSSRHQPQS encoded by the exons tgaACCTTTGAGTGTGCACCATCACCTGCTCAGCATTCCTGAGCTCAGCCACTACCTGGCAGAGAGCTACCTGACCTGCTGTCTCTACCTGCAGGAAATGTTGCAATACAAACGACAGAACCACGGCAAG ttttgCATGATGATGTGCAGTGGTAGCTTTGTACTTGCTGTGGTTGGCCACTATGTACCAGGAATCATGATCTCCTATATTATAG CGCTGAGTGTCCTGCTGTGGCCACTGGTGGTTTACCACGAGCTGATTCAGAGGATGTACACTGCCTTAGAGCCAGTCCTGATGAAACTGGACTACAGCATGAAGGGACACACTGGGCATCGCAAGCACGACAAGAAAA aggtgAAAAAGGAGGTGGAGGAAGGAGATGAGCCACGAGCTGAaacagagagtgagagtgaggaaGAGCTGTCCTGTTTCGCCACAACG GTGGACATGAAGACCACGGCCCTAGCGATGGCCATCACAGATTCAGAGCTGTCAGATGAGGAGGCATCTATCTTGGAGAGTGGAGGATTCTCTGTGTCCAGAGCCACCACTCCTCAACTCACCGACGTCTCAGAAG ACCTGGACCAGCAGAGTGTACACAGTGACCCAGAAGAAGCCTATCTACGGGATCTGCCCGAGTTCCCCTCAGTGGAGGAGTTCCCGTCCATCGAGCACAACCTGCTCCACTTCCCTCTCCGAGGCCATTCCCAGGCTGACGGTGTTCAGGCTGTGGCTCAAACAGTGGGGGAGCAGCTGAGCCCCGCCAGCCTCCTGCTCCAGCACTTGGCGTCTCCTCTGCATTTTGTGAATACACATTTCAATGGAAATGTACAACCATCTGGTGCAGGCATATTGTCCATAACAACTGCTGGGGAGGTGAAGACCAGTGCAGTCACCCCGGGTGCACAGCGGTCCCTGGAGGCTTTAAGCGAGGAGATAGTGAGCACCGCTATCTCCACTGTGGTGCAGAACACTCTTTCAGCCCTGCTGTGCTCCAGTGAGGCCAGTGAAGAGCCCACCTTGGCTGAGTTCCTTCCCACTGAAACCCTGCCAGGCATTCTGGAGACCCCACCCAGTGACAGCACCTCTAAGACTTCATCTACAACAATAGGACCACTGGAGCCTGAGGACCTGGATGAGGCAGCTACAGCAGAAACTGGTGCTGGCGATGAAATGCATGACAACACACTAGTTCCCACCGAGGAAGAGGACTTTGAGCTTCTGGACCAAAGTGAACTGGAGCAGGTGGATGAGGGGCTGGACCTCAGCTCTGACAGACAGGTGCCTGGAGGAGCCTCAGAGGCTCCAGACATGTCTCCATCTTCTCGGCATCAACCACAATCCTAG